The genomic segment TAAAATCCACACAGAAACTATGTGGAATATGTCAGAGAGGAATGTACCCACCCCTCTTCTGCCtgcccctctcccctcacccctctcccctcacccctctcccctcacccctctcccctcaccccccacccccatcccCTTGGCCCTCTGCATACCACTTGAGACTCCTGCTCCTAATATAGACCCAACTGGTTTGTGGGTAGTGGGTAGAGGAGCCTGCGTGTAGCAGGACCTAGCGTTTGTTGTTGGGTGCGTAGTGGCCAACTCTTTCATGGAGAAAAGACTTATAAGGCAGGTAGGTCATGGAACAGTTGGCCGGATTTGTGTTTGAGAAGTGTGTGTAGAACTGAAACGTGTAGGACTACAAGGAATAAAGCTGGGGTAAAAAGTCTATTGGATTGTAAAACAGTGTTTTTGGTTTAGAGCTGAGTTCACCTTGATCCTGAGTGTTTTTCCTTCGAGGTTCATTCCAGCAGATTTTAGAGCACTATTATCTAAGTGTTATAGAGTGATTCAGGTTGTTGGTGTATTTTTCTGTTGGTCTAGATCTCGTTTCAAGAGATGCGTGAACAATTGAAGAATGCAGGTAATTCAGGTAACCTTCAGTGTTTGTGTATGCATGTACACTGTGTGTCTGTTTCGTGGAATGAGGTGTATAGGGGATCTataactgtctgtgtgtgtgtgtgtccacatttCACCTCCCCATAACTTCAGAGGCCGATGCTGAGATGTACATGAAGTTCATGAAAAATCATTGCTGCTATGAGGCCATTCCAACCAGCTGTAAACTGGTCATATTTGACACAACACTACAAGTAAGAGTCCAATGTCCTGTAAATCACTTGTATGTTGAAACTGAACAATACAAAATAAGGGGGAGAAGGAAAAAAAAGAGTccagggtcgtgttcagtagggcacatcGTAGCAAAACGTCTTACAACAGGTTACAGGAAACTAAAATCTGTGTTCTTATTTGACAAATTCACGTAGTGCCTCCCCGTTTTAGAACATATTCTTCCTGCTGAACTCAACCCAGATATTTAATCTCCCTCCACTTCCCAAGGGAAAGGTTATGGTCCCTTTTGGTATGACATTTCAAATCCTCTTTCCTGTAATTACAGCTACAATTATAGCAGTTTTCCCTTTTCCCTGCAGCAATATTTCATGTGCTGCTTTCCTAAAACATATTCACTACTAAGACCGGTGTTAACAggttatgttaaaaaaaaatcctatGTTTGCAGGTGAAGAAAGCCTTTTTCGCTCTTGTAGCAAACGGCTTGCGAGCTGCACCTCTCTGGGATAGCAAGACACAGAGATTTGTGGGTAAGAGAAGAGATTAGGGGGTGCTCTCTTGCTACTTGCTTATGGCAACGCTATGCCCTGAATGATTGCAAGCTTGGACTGGTTTTGGGGATAGTGTGATATGAAGACTAAACACTAGCGCGTATCCATCCCAATAGTGATAAGAGCTCTCTCTCTATTGTCCTCGCAGGTATGCTGACTATAACAGATTTCATCAACATTCTCCATCATTACTACAGGTCCCCATTGGTGTGTATTTGAACCAAATGCAAGTCAATATCCCAGACATAAGCATGTTTCACatttcatgtccaaatcatcccaatGTGTCTAGATGGTGTAGCTCAATAAACGTACTTtaagatgatttggacatgaaacATGCAAAATGCTAATAACGGGGATATTGACCTACATTGATTTTTTGACTAAAATTCTTAAATGTTAGCCTTTCGTgacagtggccaggtaaacaaaaccaaagcatggattgctgtcttaCCTTGTCCATGAATTGCTTACAGGCTAAGGAAACCCTTTTGTAATTTGGGTGGACTATCCATTTAAGCcttgtcctggactaaaaagcatgttcaatggaGACAAGATCCTGGTTGTGTGAATGACACAGACATCATTTATAATGTAAGTTGTCCAATATGTTTCCCCCCTCCCACAGGTTGAAATGAATGAGCTGGAGAGGCATCAAATTGGAACATGGCGAGGTGATTCATTCTAGTAAAAAAGCTAGAGAAGGCAAACGATAGTGTTCTATGTCTATGGTATATACGTACATGTCTTTCTGTAACTTTCCCTTCtgtttatttctctctgtctgcagATGTGTATCTGCAATACTCCAACCACTGTCTTCACAGTATCACTCCAGACGCCAGGTGAATCTACACAGCTCTCAGTCAAACCAACTCCTGTCACCTGGCTTTGTCTGAGTTGTTACGTTTGctgataacttttttaatgagTGACAGACTAAGGAAATTGAGGCTGGGATTCAGTCAATTACAGGCAGTGTTCTAGGTTGTGTTCAGGAGGGCACACTAGCAAAATGTTTTTGCAACACGACCCAGGTGTGGATGTTGGTTGTGCTCTCCAGGGTTAGACACAGTGACTATTGGCCTACTcagtctcccctcctctcctttgcaGCCTCTTCGACGCCATCTATTCCCTACTGAGGTATAAGATCCACAGATTGCCGGTTATCGATCCTGTGTCCGGAAATGTCTTACACATTCTCACGCACAAGCGAATCCTCAAGTTTCTCCATATATTTGTAAGACAACATGACTTGAAgatgtctgtgtgttttgggcatCCATTTCAAACAGTGGTGTTGTGAACTGTATGTGTTGCTTTTACATTCCTTgtgttcctttaaaaaaaaaaaaaagtactctACACAGAAAGAGACAGTCCCAAAACCCTGCTTCATGCAGAAGACGATCCAGGACGTTGGGATCGGGACATTCCGGAACATTGCCACGGTCCAGCAGACGGCCTCAGTCTACGATGCCCTGTCTGTGTTTGTAGAGAGGAGGGTCTCCGCACTGCCCGTAGTAAACGAACAAGGTGGGTTAACCTCATCTCTAGTTCAAAGTCGAACACTGACTCGTACAGTATATGTGTATGTCCTTATGTAGGTGCCCTTCAAAATAAGGTTTTACTTGTAAGATGTAGGTAGGCTATGTATCT from the Salmo salar chromosome ssa17, Ssal_v3.1, whole genome shotgun sequence genome contains:
- the LOC106575098 gene encoding 5'-AMP-activated protein kinase subunit gamma-1 isoform X1; amino-acid sequence: MEKRLIRQISFQEMREQLKNAGNSEADAEMYMKFMKNHCCYEAIPTSCKLVIFDTTLQVKKAFFALVANGLRAAPLWDSKTQRFVGMLTITDFINILHHYYRSPLVEMNELERHQIGTWRDVYLQYSNHCLHSITPDASLFDAIYSLLRYKIHRLPVIDPVSGNVLHILTHKRILKFLHIFYSTQKETVPKPCFMQKTIQDVGIGTFRNIATVQQTASVYDALSVFVERRVSALPVVNEQGKVVALYSRFDVINLDAQKTYNNLNMSMEEAIRRRCCFVEGVIKCLPDETLQTIIDRIIKAEVHRLVLVDKEDVCRGIISLSDLLQAMVLTPAGNDALLAS
- the LOC106575098 gene encoding 5'-AMP-activated protein kinase subunit gamma-1 isoform X2 encodes the protein MEKRLIRQISFQEMREQLKNAGNSEADAEMYMKFMKNHCCYEAIPTSCKLVIFDTTLQVKKAFFALVANGLRAAPLWDSKTQRFVGMLTITDFINILHHYYRSPLVEMNELERHQIGTWRDVYLQYSNHCLHSITPDASLFDAIYSLLRYKIHRLPVIDPVSGNVLHILTHKRILKFLHIFYSTQKETVPKPCFMQKTIQDVGIGTFRNIATVQQTASVYDALSVFVERRVSALPVVNEQGKVVALYSRFDVINLDAQKTYNNLNMSMEEAIRRRCCFVEGVIKCLPDETLQTIIDRIIKAEVHRLVLVDKEDVCRGIISLSDLLQAMVLTPAEISSKPN
- the LOC106575098 gene encoding 5'-AMP-activated protein kinase subunit gamma-1 isoform X3, translated to MEKRLIRQISFQEMREQLKNAEADAEMYMKFMKNHCCYEAIPTSCKLVIFDTTLQVKKAFFALVANGLRAAPLWDSKTQRFVGMLTITDFINILHHYYRSPLVEMNELERHQIGTWRDVYLQYSNHCLHSITPDASLFDAIYSLLRYKIHRLPVIDPVSGNVLHILTHKRILKFLHIFYSTQKETVPKPCFMQKTIQDVGIGTFRNIATVQQTASVYDALSVFVERRVSALPVVNEQGKVVALYSRFDVINLDAQKTYNNLNMSMEEAIRRRCCFVEGVIKCLPDETLQTIIDRIIKAEVHRLVLVDKEDVCRGIISLSDLLQAMVLTPAGNDALLAS